The Primulina eburnea isolate SZY01 chromosome 6, ASM2296580v1, whole genome shotgun sequence genome contains a region encoding:
- the LOC140833297 gene encoding uncharacterized protein, whose amino-acid sequence MQCRDKSATSKWIAKKYEKQIKSAQGMIVGDLGSAFIDDYGVHVDVCKLHKARKKVTKKYMSDHEVSYKKLPKYAKVLRKYNSGVTYKILCEGLDLCNPNCNPIFKRFFVSFVAQREGFVNGCRPFIGVDGCFLKNPFGGQLLCAVTLDANSSIFPIAVMISEGENQVSWEYFLDCLHWHLGDERYLTFMSDRQKGLINATKKIYPNAKHRYCAWHRYNNFKSLFPGPKFRSKFWAAVKATNVFDFNDIMDEIKQENTAAWNWLMQEEPFHWSRHAFDIHVKNDHVTNNMSESFNSELKVMRQNPILTLLEHIRRKLMKRFCERQQNAMTWNSIVPPKVESKLSRNFRESRQLHGFESSEHLFEISDGKWFVVNLNSKTCEYGEWQISRVPCKHAIFCINHIRDDPMKYVDNFLTKAAYLRTYESNINAIPDESMWEDENYPKMIVRKKESKRGRPKLKRIKGANESLTGKKIRDLFI is encoded by the coding sequence ATGCAATGCAGAGATAAAAGTGCAACATCCAAGTGGATAGCTAAAAAATATGAGAAACAAATTAAATCTGCTCAAGGAATgatagttggggatttgggatCTGCTTTTATTGATGATTATGGTGTTCATGTTGATGTTTGTAAACTTCATAAAGCGCGAAAAAAGGTGACCAAAAAGTATATGAGTGATCATGAGGTTAGTTATAAAAAACTTCCCAAATATGCTAAAGTTTTGAGAAAATATAATTCGGGCGTAACCTATAAAATATTGTGTGAAGGGTTAGATTTGTGCAATCCAAATTGTAATCccatattcaagagattttttGTTAGTTTTGTTGCTCAAAGAGAGGGGTTTGTGAATGGATGTAGGCCCTTCATTGGGGTAGATGGTTGTTTCTTAAAAAATCCTTTTGGAGGACAACTTTTGTGTGCAGTAACACTTGATGCAAATTCTAGTATTTTTCCAATTGCAGTGATGATTTCTGAGGGAGAAAATCAGGTTAGTTGGGAATACTTTCTTGATTGCTTACATTGGCATTTAGGAGATGAGAGATACTTAACCTTCATGAGTGATAGACAAAAAGGTCTCATAAATGCCACTAAGAAAATTTATCCTAATGCTAAGCATAGATATTGTGCTTGGCATAGGTATAATAATTTCAAAAGCTTATTTCCTGGACCAAAGTTTAGGAGTAAATTTTGGGCGGCAGTGAAGGCTACTAATGTGTTTGACTTCAATGATATTATGGATGAGATTAAGCAAGAAAATACAGCAGCGTGGAATTGGTTGATGCAAGAAGAACCTTTTCATTGGTCAAGACATGCTTTTGACATACATGTGAAGAATGACCATGTGACAAATAATATGTCTGAGTCATTTAACAGTGAGTTAAAGGTGATGAGACAAAATCCGATCCTTACATTATTGGAGCATATAAGAAGAAAACTAATGAAAAGATTTTGTGAAAGACAACAAAATGCTATGACTTGGAACTCAATTGTGCCCCCAAAAGTTGAAAGCAAATTAAGCAGAAACTTTCGAGAAAGTAGACAATTGCATGGATTTGAATCATCTGAGCACTTATTTGAAATTAGTGATGGCAAATGGTTTGTTGTGAATTTGAATTCAAAGACTTGTGAATATGGAGAGTGGCAGATTAGTAGAGTTCCATGCAAGCATGCAATTTTTTGTATCAATCATATAAGAGATGATCCTATGAAATATGTTGATAATTTTTTAACAAAAGCTGCTTATTTGAGGACATATGAGAGCAATATCAATGCTATTCCTGATGAATCTATGTGGGAGGATGAGAATTATCCTAAGATgatcgtgagaaagaaagaaagcAAACGTGGTAGGCCAAAGTTAAAAAGAATAAAAGGAGCAAATGAATCCCTTACTGGGAAAAAAATCAGAGATCTGTTCATTTGA